The following are encoded together in the Pithys albifrons albifrons isolate INPA30051 chromosome 5, PitAlb_v1, whole genome shotgun sequence genome:
- the ASB5 gene encoding ankyrin repeat and SOCS box protein 5 isoform X3: MSRIYNCNWLEVPWGDGDLGSWADRSPLHEAASQGRLLSLKTLLSQGYNVDTLTIDQVTPLHEACLGDHVGCARILLEAGANVNATTIDGVTPLFNACSRGSAACAELLLQYGAKAQWESCLPSPTHEAASRGHSECLEVLISWGIDVDQDLPHLGTPLYVACVSQQIHCIRKLLYAGANVQKGKHLQTPLHAAAQHTSTEIVNLLLEFGADINAKNSDFERPVDLAAPSSLVERLLLFHESTPSSLCQLCRLCIRNYIGRARLHLVPQLQLPTILKNFLQYR, encoded by the exons GTTCTTGGGCAGATCGCTCACCTTTGCATGAGGCAGCCAGTCAAGGACGTCTTCTTTCTCTAAAGACTTTATTGTCACAG GGCTACAATGTAGACACACTAACAATCGACCAAGTAACTCCACTTCATGAAGCCTGCCTGGGAGATCATGTAGGATGTGCAAGAATCCTCCTTGAAGCAGGAGCAAAT GTAAATGCCACAACAATTGATGGAGTGACACCTTTATTTAATGCCTGTTCAAGAGGCAGTGCAGCATGTGCTGAGCTCCTGTTACAGTACGGTGCCAAAGCCCAGTGGGAGTCTTGTCTGCCATCGCCAACTCATGAAGCAGCCAGCAGAG GTCACAGCGAATGTCTGGAGGTACTGATATCCTGGGGTATAGATGTTGACCAAGACCTTCCACATTTAGGAACACCTCTCTATGTAGCTTGTGTTTCACAGCAGATCCATTGTATTAGAAAGCTTCTTTATGCAG GTGCCAATGTgcagaaaggaaagcatttgCAAACTCCACTCCATGCTGCTGCCCAGCATACTAGTACAGAGATCGTAAACTTACTCCTTGAATTTGGGGCAGACATAAATGccaaaaattcagattttgagAGGCCTGTTGATTTAGCTGCTCCAAGCAGTTTAGTGGAGAGACTGCTGCTCTTCCATGAAT CCACACCATCTTCTCTTTGTCAGCTCTGTCGACTATGTATCCGAAATTACATAGGAAGAGCTAGACTGCATCTTGTTCCACAACTCCAGTTGCCAACAATATTGAAGAATTTCTTACAGTACAGATAA